The sequence AAGTAAGCCACCAAACACCCATGCACCACCATTTCAGCCTCCAAACACCCTTGCACCACCATCTCAGCCACCTACCTTTCCTACACCAGCATCTTAGCCTCCTATTCAATCAATACCATCATTTCAGCCATCACTGCCAACTGTACCAGCATCTTAACCTTTGCCTGAGACTAAAGTCTTTGGAGTGAGAAAAAAGTAAAAGACTCAAGCTAGGAATGAGAAAGGCAACAAGTCAACCACCTAAACATATAGACCTCACACTTGATTGAGGCTTCAAACTCTTTAAGGTTTTCTTTTGATATGTAATGTCATTATGTAGGAATTTTAGTCATATTATGCCCCATGACTCTTCTTTGTTTATGGTATGCCACTTTATTATGTGGTATAGACCACCTTTATTATGTGGGTAGACCACTGTTATGAGTTGGTGGACCATTTATTTTGTGACTATCTAGGTGTCTTGCAATATATAATTTAAACATATTTGATGTCTATTATAAACTATGGATGCATTGTCTATAATTCAATGCATCTTTTGTTAtcattattttctattttgtatCATATTTCTATGTATATTAAATAGCAAAGGAACAATATTCATTGAAAGAAATTAAACATATAATATATCTTTATTGCATTCAAAATAAACAGGACACTTTTGAGTTATATAGATTATAGAATATTACATTCTCATGACGGCCATAATTTTTACACCTTTACAATAAGACTGCAATAATCAAAACACCAAATATCAATATCATCATAATTTGCATCTTGTTTTCCTTCTTCATAGTGTCTTCTATTTTACCAAGTTGCTCTTGGACCGAACTCAGCTCCCCACACAAGCATCTATTGGTCCACTCTCCACATTTAatctctttagtttcttgtgCCTTTAATTCTCTGACCTTTCCAAACTCTTGCTGGGAACCACTAATCTATcatcaccaatttttttttcatcaaCCCACTCAAAAAATTTGTATCACCTGTTAGGACAAAAAATGAATCTTCTGTTTGGATGTCTTGATGTACTTGAACTTCAGAGAATGAGAATGTCTCCACAAAAGCAACGAACTCTCCTTTCCTTTTGCTTCAATTATCTACTCTTtttatcttcttcatcatcaattCACTCGAAGAACTTGTATTTTAGTATTCTCCCACAACCAACATACCTTCTTCCATGACTTGCTACTACCGAAGAAGACATGACAACAACTGCCTCGCCACAAAAATAAAGATGTCTCCTCCTGATGAGGGTTTTCGAACTACAGATTCCTAAAGATAAGTGACTTTCATCCATGAGTATTCACAGAGTATGAGAAACAAACATAGGAGGAGAAGGGCTAGGAAGAAGTAAAGAGAGTCAGAACTTAGAACCCTTCAAAGTGTGAGTGATTTGTAAAGGGTAAATGATGGGTATAATGGTCAATTTATCCATCCTTAACGTTTTTGTAACGTTTACTGTCaacagggacttaattgaaaaaaaaaattggtgtagggacccaattgaaagaaaaaaaaagtatagggacctaattaaaatttGGCGAGACTATAAAAACCAACAAGataattaaaccaaaaaaaatattcaaaactattaaaaagaatcatccaaaacctAAAAGACATGGAGAGAAAGACGAGacacaaaaaaaagaagaagaagaagaatagcaATAGGGGACGACATAAAAAGCAataacttttatattttttaaaaagaagtaaaaaaaatgagaatgacgtgtattttttaaattttaagatcagAGTTTTTAAAAAGTTAGCTATTATGTTAATAAATTGATTACACATCAAGTTGGTACCTGTATTTTTTctaattcaaaatataaaaatcttggcaaatttaaataaataaaaataaaaattcaaccctttttatcttaaaaaaatatcCACGTTCTTTGTCCATGCTACTCTCTACCAAAAAATTATATAGACCGAACccatttaaaatttatattattttattcttccaTTAATCAACTCAAATCTgctaatccttttttttttcttaatttaattttaataacctACAAAAAGCAACTATTTTTATACTGAAGCACGCAGTGTAATTTAATTGCTAAAAGCCTAAAAGTCTAAAACGAGCAACGTGATTCACCTACCAAATTTTGCAATAATACGGACACGTCTCTTGCTATAAAATTAAGAATACATAgtcaaattattttttgaaaaaataaaccgCGCTTTAAATTTATTCCtaaaaattttatcaattaaattaatcttttaaatattataaattaattatatgtcttttaattattttattaataattatgtaaaatattaaTTGATAACATACATAACACATAACATGTTCAATTGATTTTTAATAGACTAATTTAATTGAAAATCTTTTAGAAACGAATTTGAAAAATACCTTACCTTATCATTTAggaactaatttgactattaacctaTGAAATTAAACTCAAAGTTCCTCACATAAAGATGTTTTTCTTCTTCGGCATTCAGCACCATAGAAGCTCCCATCTCCTAGTGTCTGGAATTCACAAACATTTCTCACAACTCATTGTTATCTAATCTAATGTACACATAGTACAACATAAAAAACAGTCATTCAACCTGTCGACTAAACAAAATTGAAGTTTGCACctctaatatataatttattccaCAATTGGTAATTAACATAGGATTGAGTTTAACAATATCATTTATGGGGCAATTGCGCAACGCAAGCATATCAAAGGGGCAAAGATCCATAAAACACAAGGTCTGCTGAGCCTGTCATATAAATATGATTATCTTCCTCCTTCCACTCAATCAGCAAAGGCCCTCCAGGTAGATCAACCGTGCAATTCTGTAACAATTTCGCAtattagaaaacaaaaataataacatCTAAACCATGTCCTCCTAATTGGATATTGTTTCATCCAAAGAAAGTTATTTCAAATTTAAGGGAATTAAAATGTGGTATTTTGATTGACTAGGGTTCTAAATTCCCCAATATTTTAAAATGCTCTATCCGAAACACAACCTTAATGAAAATTCATTTTCCTTCTTGTTGCAGGATAAATATAAAACTCAGCATGTCTTCCTAGATTattgtattttgaatttaaaaacagCTTATAATCTGAGACAGcttttgaagaagaaaaaaatattttagtgaaagaaatcaaaataaaacatGAACATACCCTCCCAGCTCGACCCTCAAGAACTGCTGCAACAACTGTGGCACAAGCTCCAGTTCCACAGGCTAGAGTTGCACCTGCATATAAACAATTTGcagaaggaaaaaaaatgaaaaagaaagcaaaacCGCAAAAGAGTTAAGTTCTCCCATATAAATATTTGATATGCAGACCACACATGATTCAACTTTGACATGAACAAGCATATAGATGTTCTAACCTGCTCCACGCTCCCAAACACGCATCTTCAGGTGAGAATTAGACAGAACTTGTACAAACTCTGCACGTTAAAACTCATAAGATCATTCCATGTTACCGCAATGAGAGTGCAGAATTGCAATAGGATTAAATGATAACCATTTGGGCCCTTTAGATCAAGCTCAATGAATCAAAACATGGAGGTTGAAAATTTGGGGTACAGGACAAGGCAGCAGCACAATATTATTGAGGCACTAGTGGAAGAAATAAAAGATCGCAGAGGTGCACACAGTATAAACATAATACAGAATGTTGACAATCATACTCCAAGCATGAAAATTGACAATCTGACCTGTGTTAGTTCGTGCAGGGAACACCTCATGATTTTCAAATTTTGGACCAATTTCTGCTAGCTTCAATTCATCAACAAGCAAATTCTGTTGCAAATAGAATTTAAACATATTGGTATGAAgtcaaaacagaagaaaaaaaattgttaaaaagtTATTGTCACACTGCTCTAACAGAGACAGAAGCTTCTCCCAAGGTGTTAAACCAAAGGTCCAGTAAACAAAAATACTAGAATTTCAAAGGAGCTTTCTTCATTTTGAATAGAAGGTTGTACATTCAATTGTGCCAATGAATATCTATGCATCTGTAACAGAATATTATCGCAGTGATCATTTNNNNNNNNNNNNNNNNNNNNNNNNNNNNNNNNNNNNNNNNNNNNNNNNNNNNNNNNNNNNNNNNNNNNNNNNNNNNNNNNNNNNNNNNNNNNNNNNNNNNNNATTatttattggttttttttttttttttttcgtactTCTTTGCCATCTTACACAGCTTCATCCCTTTGGATAGAAACAAATGCATGAAGAATGAAGATAATTAAAAATGGGAATTGTAACTATGCAATTATATATTGTATGTTAGAAGTATAGACCTGGCTTTCTTCATTACTGAATGTTATACAGTGTGGATTTCCCATGCTAACACAAGTAACATTCCATGTAACTCCATCTACATCTAGTTTTGCTTTAACAACAGCACCGTCCTTATTTGCGGGTAACTTAGTAGGCACATCTGATGGTTTAAGAATCGGCTCCCCCATATCAACTCTGACCTGAAACAGTTAGTACTATAGGAATGAATACCAGATAAGTTTGAAAAACAAAACCCTTCAATGCTAAACCAACCAACAACACTAAATAAGTAAACTGCAAATACTAGCCCCATAACAACTTACGTTCCCATCCTCTACGATTTCGGGAACAATGAGGCCAGCACCAGTGTGTACGGTAAAActgcaaacaaacaaacaacaacaaagccttacaAACATTGTTATACGATATTTTCAGCAAGCTATTTATTCATAACAAGTCCGCTACCATTACAGATATCCACACAATATCGCAGGCTATACTCGCTATAACAAGCAAAACAGTGTGAAATCTTCTGAGTAATTAGAGAATGAGCATTACCTGTGCCTGCCGTGTAAATTTTCAAGCTGAGAAACAAATTTGGCAAAGCATCGCACTCCATTGCCACACATCTAACGAGAAAAAGGTACCAATTTAAGTGAATAAAATATCAACAATCGataattaataacaaaaataataataaaagaaggaagaGTCTATTGATTACCTCCGGTTCACTACCATCAGAATTAAAAATTCTCATGGTATAGTCAGTGCCATTGATTCCAGGAAGAACAAAGATAACTCCATCGGCACCAACGCCAAAGTTACGGTCACAGAGCTGAACGGCTTTCTCAGCAGTGATCTTTGGCTCCGAAGAGTCTCTATTATCAATCTATTCAGAAACCCACACGCAATGTTATAAAGGGGAAAGAAGGTTGGGGAAATGGTGACGTGGCGGAATGGCTCACCAAAACGAAGTCGTTTCCGAGACCGTGGTACTTGGCGAAGTGGAGGAATCCGGACTCCTTGCGCTCGAGAAACGAACTGGTTGAGGTTTTGACGGGAGCATCGATGCtcatcgaagaagaagaagcgacGATGCGAGGGTTAGTGTATTTAAGAGTGCGTTGAGGAGTGGCCAAAACGGATAGCCTGGTGGAAGAAGAATGGCGAAGAAGACTGTCGTGGCGGCGCGTCGGAGAAGTAATAGGAAGAGAAATGGTGGCGGCTATGGCCATGGCTGAACGCTGATTGCTTCCTGCAATGTTCGACTTCGACTCTCCTCATTGCTGTCCCGATCTGACTTAACGACTTgaattcgttttttttttttttgaccaTACAGTGGTTACAGTATTATTGGGCTTTTATGGGCCGTATAATTTGGgcctcaagaaaataatattggCCGAAATCCATAACGATCGGTTCCGTTGATGATAACGCTTCAGCATTCTGTTAACCACGGTTAAGCCTGAACCCATtctccatctctctctctctctctctctctctcatccgaTCCAACTTTAGGTGGTTATTCGGAACAAAATTTCCCCAACTTGGTGTGTTTTCTGATCCGGACGTGATCTGAAAACAATCGAGTTCAGTTCAGAATTCTTATACTATATCGTGACGAGAGCTTCATGCTCAGGTAAATGGAGACGCAGCGGATAATGGAGATTCCGCATAGGAGCATAGACAAGAGGCCAAGGAAGAGACCTCGTTTAACATGGGACATGCCTCCTCCTCCGCCTCctattcctcctcctcttccttgcAAGGTTTTCATTTATCTCATTCTTTCTTCTCGGCATCTTTATCTTTTTCGTAATTTCCCCTATGCTTGATTGCTCGTAATTTCATATTAGTGAATTGATTTGTATATCAATTTGATGTttactttttttaaaattaaataaacaaatttGCCTCTGGTTTGGACATTTTTAGCTCAATTAATGTGTAtagaaattattaattattatcacAGTTGGTGTATTTCATATGGATGAAGTTTAGGTTGATTTATAAGCAACATTAGGCTTGATTGTTGTGTATTGGAGTCATATAATTTTAAATGATGGAAACATTTGTTTTGCTTAATTTTTGGTTGATTGGTCTGTGAATGGTTGCAGGTTCTTCCAGCTTCAAATCGCAGCCAGGAGGTTGGGAATGGCATTGTTCCAAATCATGTTTATTCATCATCCATGTTTTATAGGGGAACGTCTCGCAATGGATCGCCCCCTTGGAGGCCTGATGATAAAGATGGTCACTATGTTTTTGCCGTGGGTGAAAATTTGACACCACGATGTAGGTGATTCATCCTCATTTAATATGAAGTATATTGGTTTGCAATGTTCTGTTTGTTAAGTCTAGTATCATAGAGCCTCCTGCCTTCCCtactatttttttttcatcttttcaAGTTTCTATTTATGACTCATCTAAACTGAGATTTTGAATGATTAATTTTAACAAATGAATCTCTGTTGGGTAGATTTGTTTTCTTTTGTCATTTTTTGCTATCATGTATAGCTTTATGCTTAGGTCATATGTGTCCTTAACTAAAATTGATTCTGTTATGTTTGCAGACAGGATTCTTGGTAAAATGGGTGAAGGTAGCATCCAAGATTCTGGTTCTTTTTATGGGATAAGATTTTTAAGCTTACTAAAAAAATCCTATTCTTGGAGTTGTTTTACTCCTAAATGTTATGGTCTAATTTGGATGCTTGAATGTCATTCAGGAACATTTGGTCAAGTCTTGGAATGTCTTGACAATGAAAAGAAAGAAGTTGTGGCAATTAAAATTGTTCGCT is a genomic window of Arachis ipaensis cultivar K30076 chromosome B06, Araip1.1, whole genome shotgun sequence containing:
- the LOC107648718 gene encoding diaminopimelate epimerase, chloroplastic, encoding MAIAATISLPITSPTRRHDSLLRHSSSTRLSVLATPQRTLKYTNPRIVASSSSMSIDAPVKTSTSSFLERKESGFLHFAKYHGLGNDFVLIDNRDSSEPKITAEKAVQLCDRNFGVGADGVIFVLPGINGTDYTMRIFNSDGSEPEMCGNGVRCFAKFVSQLENLHGRHSFTVHTGAGLIVPEIVEDGNVRVDMGEPILKPSDVPTKLPANKDGAVVKAKLDVDGVTWNVTCVSMGNPHCITFSNEESQNLLVDELKLAEIGPKFENHEVFPARTNTEFVQVLSNSHLKMRVWERGAGATLACGTGACATVVAAVLEGRAGRNCTVDLPGGPLLIEWKEEDNHIYMTGSADLVFYGSLPL